A region from the Haloarcula limicola genome encodes:
- a CDS encoding type II secretion system F family protein: MALNPLGLAPLAVVVAVLALVGLGMVHEGVDDRLTRIARRLFGRYVRSSPERERQLEAAYVGRTYRGYAARTLLFTGLAAVGGAIAGAYTVGGFLLLVPTLVELSMGLPRTITGAVGLVGFELVLSPTQTLAILVAGGVFFGVFIAGLTYAMRWEMPKSTAEVRQRNIDEGMARTIAFMYALSRGGMSFPAVMGVLARNDEIYGDTAREISVAVREMDLFGRDVITALERVSRRTPSEQFKTFSDNLGSVLQSGQSLSTFLRDQYERHHEEAEQRQADLLESLATIAEGYVTIFVAGVLFLITILLVFGLTTADTLALLQLLAYLAIPLGNLGFMVYLSQKLDSLGIGDSGTSDSFDDHETATFGRPTAARSRSGLTDGGIVPGERANVARLRFYDRLRWLKRGLRSPIRSLVWHPTRVLYVAVSVALLLFAVRAPAAFQTETVNVRLLDDLVVQSVLLVLGSFAVVRTVYARRIRRIEAATPELLERLASLNEAGMTFVESLRRVRGSDVGVLSTELDRIWADISMGANADDALVRFGQRIRTTPISRVVALVTNSVRASSELGPVLRIAASQSRADRRLRRRRRQEMLTYLVVIYVSFLVFLVIIVAVQEVLVPSLPSSVPVPDSSNRLGVGVDQFARLGRVDKAAYTLVFFHTALVQAVLTGFIGGQLGEGTLKDGAKHAAVLLGVAYVAFVLLSSPVASMTVTEPTVEGGQLTVDQASLSSGGFVVVRADDADGEVLGVSGYLEPGSHDDVTVQLDVVPAEGRSVVLVAHRDTNGDQRLGYDFRSPGELDRPYAASGRRDVVAVEVELG, translated from the coding sequence ATGGCGCTGAACCCGCTCGGGCTGGCACCGCTCGCCGTCGTCGTCGCCGTCCTCGCGCTCGTCGGCCTCGGGATGGTCCACGAGGGGGTCGACGACCGACTGACGCGTATCGCACGCCGGCTGTTCGGCCGGTACGTCCGGTCGTCGCCGGAACGCGAGCGCCAACTGGAGGCCGCCTACGTCGGCCGCACCTACCGCGGCTACGCCGCGCGGACGCTCCTGTTCACGGGACTGGCCGCCGTCGGCGGCGCGATCGCGGGGGCCTACACCGTCGGCGGGTTCCTCTTGCTGGTCCCGACGCTGGTCGAGCTATCGATGGGCCTGCCGCGGACGATAACCGGCGCGGTTGGACTCGTCGGATTCGAGTTGGTCCTGAGCCCGACGCAGACGCTCGCTATTCTCGTCGCCGGCGGGGTGTTCTTCGGCGTCTTCATCGCGGGACTGACCTACGCGATGCGCTGGGAGATGCCCAAGAGCACCGCGGAGGTGCGCCAGCGAAACATCGACGAGGGGATGGCTCGCACCATCGCGTTCATGTACGCGCTCTCCCGGGGCGGGATGTCGTTCCCGGCCGTGATGGGCGTCCTCGCTCGCAACGACGAGATCTACGGCGACACGGCCCGGGAGATCAGCGTCGCGGTCCGCGAGATGGACCTGTTCGGCCGGGACGTGATCACGGCGCTCGAACGCGTCTCCCGGCGGACGCCGAGCGAGCAGTTCAAGACGTTCTCGGATAACCTCGGGAGCGTCCTCCAGAGCGGCCAGTCGCTCTCGACGTTCCTCCGCGACCAGTACGAGCGCCACCACGAGGAGGCCGAACAGCGACAGGCCGACCTGCTGGAGTCGCTGGCCACCATCGCCGAGGGATACGTCACCATCTTCGTCGCCGGGGTCCTGTTCCTCATCACGATACTGCTCGTGTTCGGCCTGACGACGGCCGATACGCTCGCGCTCCTCCAGTTGCTCGCCTACCTCGCCATCCCGCTCGGAAATCTGGGGTTCATGGTGTACCTGAGTCAGAAACTCGACTCGCTCGGCATCGGCGACTCGGGGACGAGCGACAGTTTCGACGACCACGAGACGGCGACGTTCGGCCGGCCGACGGCGGCGCGGTCTCGCTCCGGGCTCACCGACGGCGGGATCGTTCCCGGCGAGCGGGCCAACGTCGCCCGCCTCCGGTTCTACGACCGGCTGAGGTGGCTGAAGCGCGGGCTCCGGTCGCCGATACGGTCGCTGGTCTGGCACCCCACCCGTGTCCTCTACGTGGCCGTCTCGGTCGCTCTCCTGCTCTTCGCCGTCCGCGCACCGGCCGCGTTCCAGACCGAGACGGTAAACGTCAGGTTGCTGGACGACCTCGTCGTGCAGTCGGTCCTCCTCGTTCTGGGCTCGTTCGCGGTCGTCCGCACCGTCTACGCCCGCCGAATCAGGCGTATCGAGGCGGCGACGCCGGAACTGCTCGAACGCCTGGCGAGCCTCAACGAGGCGGGGATGACGTTCGTCGAGAGCCTCCGTCGCGTTCGCGGGAGCGACGTCGGCGTCCTCTCGACGGAACTCGACCGAATCTGGGCGGACATCAGCATGGGCGCGAACGCCGACGACGCCCTCGTCCGGTTCGGCCAGCGCATCCGGACGACCCCTATCTCGCGGGTCGTGGCGCTGGTGACCAACTCGGTTCGGGCCTCCAGCGAACTCGGTCCGGTGTTGCGAATCGCCGCCTCCCAGTCCCGCGCGGACCGCCGGCTCCGGCGTCGCCGCCGACAGGAGATGCTCACCTACCTCGTCGTCATCTACGTCTCCTTCCTGGTGTTTCTGGTCATCATCGTCGCGGTGCAGGAGGTGCTCGTGCCCAGTCTCCCCTCGTCCGTGCCGGTGCCGGACTCCTCGAACCGACTCGGCGTCGGCGTCGACCAGTTCGCGCGGCTCGGGCGGGTCGACAAGGCGGCGTACACGCTGGTCTTCTTCCACACCGCGCTCGTGCAGGCGGTGCTGACCGGGTTCATCGGCGGACAGTTGGGCGAGGGGACGCTCAAGGACGGCGCGAAACACGCGGCCGTCCTCTTGGGCGTCGCCTACGTCGCCTTTGTCCTGCTCTCCTCGCCCGTGGCGTCGATGACGGTGACGGAACCGACCGTCGAGGGCGGGCAGTTGACCGTCGATCAGGCGTCGCTATCATCGGGAGGGTTCGTCGTCGTCCGCGCCGACGACGCCGACGGCGAGGTGCTCGGCGTCTCGGGCTATCTCGAACCCGGCTCGCACGACGACGTGACCGTCCAGTTGGACGTGGTTCCGGCAGAGGGCCGGTCGGTCGTCCTCGTCGCGCATCGGGACACGAACGGCGACCAGCGGCTCGGCTACGACTTCCGGTCGCCGGGCGAACTCGACAGGCCGTACGCCGCGTCGGGCCGGCGAGACGTGGTAGCGGTCGAGGTGGAACTCGGCTGA
- a CDS encoding type II/IV secretion system ATPase subunit: MSDSDSPDAGDAPTDPLDAIRAWFSRTATLLSGSAVPESNYDPARHDSLVAFDGLAGYEEVERYWLNAPFAFVSINRDPETDEHRYHVVEPSLTDVEAELLDRLFEDVRGPLIYREDVEDDPEGALAAEVRRRLEEYGVVVEVETFYRLFYYLYRSFLGYGHIDPLLHDPAIEDVSCDGPNLPVFVYHDEYTDIASNVVFGETELNDFVVQLAQRSGRHVSVSDPVVSTTLPDGSRIELALGEEVTPRGSAFTIRQYADEPFTPIDLLNHGTFSLEMLAYLWLAIESNKSLVFAGGTAAGKTTSMNALAMFIPPRSKVLTIEDTRELSLYHDNWLSSVTRERLDDSDITMYDLLRSALRHRPEYIVVGEVRGEEAITLFQAMNTGHTTFSTMHADSVQTVINRLENEPINVPRPMVQSLDILCVQVLGRSGDERVRRAKTLAEIEGIDQRTGELDYSNTYSWQPTEDRFEERNSDLLDEIREERGWKRSELLREMNDRQRFLRYLQREGVDDFRQFTAMVNKYYADKDEVLARIGDDVTV, encoded by the coding sequence ATGTCCGATTCCGACTCCCCCGACGCCGGCGACGCCCCGACCGACCCGCTGGACGCGATACGGGCGTGGTTCTCTCGAACGGCGACGCTGCTGTCCGGATCGGCGGTGCCCGAATCGAACTACGATCCCGCCCGCCACGATAGCCTGGTGGCGTTCGACGGGCTGGCGGGCTACGAGGAAGTTGAGCGCTACTGGCTCAACGCGCCCTTCGCGTTCGTCTCCATCAACCGCGACCCCGAGACCGACGAGCACCGCTACCACGTCGTCGAGCCCTCGCTGACCGACGTCGAAGCAGAACTGCTCGACCGCCTCTTCGAGGACGTTCGCGGGCCGCTCATCTACCGCGAGGACGTCGAGGACGACCCCGAGGGCGCGCTCGCGGCGGAGGTGCGCCGCAGACTGGAGGAGTACGGTGTCGTCGTCGAGGTCGAAACGTTCTACCGCCTCTTTTACTACCTCTATCGCTCGTTTCTGGGCTACGGTCACATCGACCCGCTGTTGCACGACCCCGCCATCGAGGACGTCTCCTGTGACGGCCCGAACCTCCCGGTGTTCGTCTATCACGACGAGTACACCGACATCGCGTCCAACGTCGTCTTCGGCGAGACGGAACTGAACGACTTCGTCGTGCAACTCGCCCAGCGGTCCGGGCGACACGTCTCCGTCTCGGACCCGGTCGTCTCGACGACGCTGCCGGACGGGTCGCGCATCGAACTCGCCCTCGGCGAGGAGGTCACCCCTCGCGGGTCGGCGTTCACGATCCGGCAGTACGCCGACGAGCCGTTCACCCCCATCGACCTGCTGAACCACGGGACGTTCTCGCTGGAGATGCTCGCGTACCTCTGGCTCGCCATCGAGTCCAACAAGTCGCTGGTCTTCGCCGGCGGGACGGCCGCGGGGAAGACCACCTCGATGAACGCGCTGGCGATGTTCATCCCGCCGCGCTCGAAGGTGCTGACCATCGAGGACACCCGCGAGCTGTCGCTGTATCACGACAACTGGCTCTCGTCGGTGACGCGGGAGCGACTGGACGACTCGGACATCACGATGTACGACCTCCTGCGGTCGGCGCTCCGCCACCGGCCGGAGTACATCGTCGTCGGCGAGGTCCGCGGCGAGGAGGCCATCACGCTGTTCCAGGCGATGAACACCGGCCACACGACGTTCTCGACGATGCACGCCGACTCGGTGCAGACGGTCATCAACCGGCTGGAGAACGAGCCCATCAACGTCCCGCGCCCGATGGTCCAGAGCCTGGACATCCTCTGCGTGCAGGTGCTCGGGCGCTCGGGCGACGAGCGGGTCCGCCGGGCGAAGACGCTGGCCGAGATCGAGGGCATCGACCAGCGGACGGGCGAGCTCGACTACTCGAACACGTACTCCTGGCAGCCGACCGAGGACCGCTTCGAGGAGCGCAACAGCGACCTCTTAGACGAGATCCGAGAAGAGCGAGGGTGGAAGCGCTCGGAGCTCCTCCGCGAGATGAACGACCGACAGCGCTTCCTCAGGTATCTCCAGCGGGAGGGCGTCGACGACTTCCGCCAGTTCACGGCGATGGTGAACAAGTACTACGCGGACAAGGACGAAGTCCTGGCCCGCATCGGGGACGACGTGACGGTCTGA
- a CDS encoding TIGR04206 family protein — protein MAWVKSEYAGELAVLSTWLVALAPWSASVFEVSGLTVVALRFLPFRFQFIFGATLPNERPFLWAWQVADFQSAAELSLAGDLGFAALVAFAFPFALSLYYYFEEERIAAALPADPVRLFGVLLGLVALLTLAATALFFRYFPGVTLPVGAAVAAVFAYLLLTIDRT, from the coding sequence ATGGCGTGGGTCAAATCCGAGTACGCTGGCGAACTTGCCGTTCTCTCGACGTGGCTGGTCGCGCTCGCGCCGTGGTCGGCCTCGGTCTTCGAGGTGTCGGGGCTGACCGTCGTGGCGCTCCGGTTTCTCCCCTTCCGGTTTCAGTTCATCTTCGGCGCGACGCTCCCGAACGAGCGCCCCTTCCTCTGGGCGTGGCAGGTCGCCGACTTCCAGTCGGCCGCCGAACTCTCGCTGGCCGGCGACCTCGGCTTCGCCGCCCTCGTCGCGTTCGCGTTCCCGTTCGCGCTCAGCCTCTACTACTACTTCGAGGAGGAGCGGATTGCCGCGGCGCTGCCCGCCGACCCGGTTCGCCTCTTCGGCGTGTTGCTCGGACTGGTCGCCCTCCTCACGCTCGCGGCGACGGCGCTGTTCTTCCGCTATTTCCCCGGCGTGACGCTCCCCGTCGGCGCGGCCGTCGCCGCCGTCTTCGCGTACCTGCTTCTCACCATCGACCGCACTTGA
- a CDS encoding DUF5793 family protein, whose protein sequence is MRRDHFTVDVESEHDGTPTISIDYDGPADGLRERLTTGTDGTLDAGEIDVVFRRQADSDGGVLSLTNRLTGEFVLEVPADTDDVTALVSAAEGREDDGRYEVRLTDSDGESLVYEKRTLLVYDHDGSLLRQRSLIPGGVEL, encoded by the coding sequence ATGAGGCGCGACCACTTCACCGTCGACGTAGAGAGCGAGCACGACGGCACTCCGACCATCAGTATCGACTACGACGGCCCGGCGGACGGCCTTCGCGAGCGCCTCACGACAGGGACAGACGGCACGCTCGACGCGGGCGAGATCGACGTCGTCTTCCGCCGACAGGCCGACAGCGACGGCGGCGTCCTCTCGCTGACGAACCGCCTGACCGGCGAGTTCGTCCTCGAAGTGCCCGCGGACACGGACGACGTGACGGCGCTCGTCAGCGCCGCGGAGGGCCGCGAGGACGACGGCCGGTACGAGGTCAGGCTCACCGACAGCGACGGCGAGTCGCTGGTCTACGAGAAGCGGACGCTGCTCGTCTACGACCACGACGGCAGTCTGCTCCGCCAGCGGAGTCTCATCCCCGGCGGCGTCGAACTCTAG
- a CDS encoding NAD-dependent protein deacylase produces the protein MDEHADGVGVSEPRLDAVADAIDDADSVVALTGAGVSTASGIPSFRGEDGVWDRFDPMAFHRRRLDADPEGFWRDRLDLRDELYGGLDPEPNAAHVALAEMEAAGDLDAVLTQNVDGLHDDAGSDRAVELHGTHRRVRCDDCGDRLPADEAFDRAADGEVPPRCDCGGVYRPDVVLFGEALPDAAMDEAQRLARESDVFLAVGSSLSVDPAAMLPDIATQSDAALAVVNYEETPKDDAAEWVLRADVTEVLPAVESRLSP, from the coding sequence ATGGACGAACACGCCGACGGAGTCGGTGTCTCCGAACCACGCCTCGACGCCGTCGCCGACGCGATCGACGACGCCGACAGCGTGGTCGCGTTGACCGGCGCGGGCGTCTCGACGGCCTCGGGCATTCCGTCGTTTCGCGGCGAGGACGGCGTCTGGGACCGCTTCGATCCGATGGCCTTCCACCGACGGCGACTCGACGCCGACCCGGAGGGGTTCTGGCGCGACCGACTCGACCTCCGGGACGAGCTATACGGCGGTCTCGATCCGGAGCCGAACGCGGCGCACGTCGCCCTCGCCGAGATGGAGGCGGCGGGCGACCTCGACGCCGTGCTCACGCAGAACGTCGACGGCCTCCACGACGATGCGGGGAGCGACCGCGCGGTCGAGCTCCACGGGACCCACCGCCGGGTCCGCTGTGACGACTGCGGCGACCGACTGCCCGCCGACGAGGCCTTCGACCGCGCCGCCGACGGCGAGGTGCCGCCCCGCTGTGACTGCGGGGGCGTTTACCGCCCCGACGTGGTGCTGTTCGGCGAAGCCCTGCCGGACGCGGCGATGGACGAGGCACAGCGACTCGCCCGCGAGAGCGACGTGTTCCTCGCCGTCGGGTCGTCGCTGTCGGTCGATCCGGCGGCGATGCTACCCGATATAGCCACTCAGTCGGACGCGGCGCTCGCCGTCGTGAACTACGAGGAGACGCCGAAAGACGACGCCGCGGAGTGGGTCCTCCGCGCGGACGTGACCGAGGTGTTGCCGGCGGTCGAATCGCGGCTCTCGCCCTAG
- the sucC gene encoding ADP-forming succinate--CoA ligase subunit beta codes for MRLHEYQAKQVFADAGVPTPAAKLAETVDEAVDAAEEIGYPVAIKAQVHVGGRGKAGGIKLVESEEEAREAAEDIIGMDLKGYHVSRVLVEEAVDFVNELYVGVTMDRGEGKPVAMVSTKGGVNIEEVAEEDPDAIAREHIDPAFGMHPFQARKVVYEAGVDRDVANDVASVLTTLYRLWDDRDGSDVEVNPLMITSDDEVIAADAVMNVDDDALFRQPEIAEMSEEAAEGDELEQKADEYDFDYVRLSGNVGIIGNGAGLVMTTLDLVDHYGGSPANFLDVGGGAKADRIANALDMVFSDENVDSVVFNIFGGITRGDEVAQGINQALEQFDEIPKPVVVRLAGTNAEEGMEILNEDLVTVEHTLEDAVQRAVNYAEEVEQ; via the coding sequence ATGCGATTACATGAGTATCAGGCGAAGCAGGTCTTCGCCGACGCGGGAGTCCCCACGCCCGCAGCGAAACTGGCCGAGACAGTCGACGAGGCCGTCGATGCGGCCGAGGAGATCGGCTATCCGGTCGCTATCAAGGCACAGGTTCACGTCGGCGGCCGCGGGAAGGCCGGCGGCATCAAACTGGTCGAGAGCGAGGAGGAGGCCCGCGAGGCCGCCGAGGACATCATCGGGATGGACCTCAAGGGCTACCACGTCTCGCGCGTGCTCGTCGAGGAGGCCGTCGACTTCGTCAACGAACTGTACGTCGGCGTGACGATGGACCGCGGCGAGGGCAAGCCGGTCGCCATGGTCTCGACGAAGGGCGGCGTCAACATCGAGGAAGTGGCCGAGGAGGACCCCGACGCCATCGCCCGCGAGCACATCGACCCCGCCTTCGGGATGCATCCGTTCCAAGCCCGGAAAGTCGTCTACGAGGCCGGCGTCGACCGCGACGTGGCCAACGACGTGGCCTCGGTGCTGACGACGCTCTACCGGCTCTGGGACGACCGCGACGGCAGCGACGTCGAGGTCAACCCGCTGATGATCACGAGCGACGACGAGGTCATCGCCGCCGACGCCGTGATGAACGTCGACGACGACGCCCTGTTCCGGCAGCCCGAGATCGCGGAGATGAGCGAGGAGGCCGCCGAGGGCGACGAACTCGAACAGAAGGCCGACGAGTACGACTTCGACTACGTCCGCCTGTCGGGCAACGTCGGCATCATCGGCAACGGCGCGGGCCTCGTGATGACGACGCTCGACCTCGTCGACCACTACGGCGGCTCGCCCGCCAACTTCCTCGACGTGGGCGGCGGCGCGAAGGCCGACCGCATCGCCAACGCGCTCGACATGGTGTTCTCCGACGAGAACGTCGACTCTGTCGTCTTCAACATCTTCGGCGGCATCACCCGCGGTGACGAGGTGGCACAGGGTATCAATCAGGCCCTCGAACAGTTCGACGAGATTCCCAAACCCGTCGTCGTCCGCCTGGCGGGGACGAACGCCGAGGAGGGGATGGAGATCCTGAACGAGGACCTCGTGACGGTCGAGCACACGCTGGAGGACGCCGTCCAGCGTGCGGTCAACTACGCCGAGGAGGTCGAACAATGA
- the sucD gene encoding succinate--CoA ligase subunit alpha — protein MSILVDEDTRVVVQGITGGEGKFHTEQMMEYGTNVVAGAVPGRGGQEVAGVPVYDTVQQAAREEDANASVVFVPPAFAADACFEALDAKGLDLVVAITEGVPTQDMARVYRKLQETDTHLIGPNCPGLITPGVAKLGILPGNIFSSGNVGLVSRSGTLTYQVVDNLTERGLGQSTAVGIGGDPIIGTDFIDALELFENDPETHAVAMCGEIGGEDEEEAARYIGEHMDTPVVGFIAGRTAPPGKRMGHAGAIVSGSGTGTAESKINALEDNGVPVGDTPEEVADHVEDLL, from the coding sequence ATGAGCATTCTAGTCGACGAAGACACGCGCGTCGTGGTGCAGGGTATCACCGGTGGGGAAGGGAAGTTCCACACCGAGCAGATGATGGAGTACGGGACCAACGTCGTTGCCGGTGCCGTCCCCGGTCGAGGCGGGCAGGAAGTCGCCGGCGTGCCGGTCTACGACACGGTCCAGCAGGCCGCCCGCGAGGAGGACGCCAACGCCTCCGTCGTGTTCGTGCCGCCCGCGTTCGCGGCCGACGCCTGCTTCGAGGCGCTGGACGCGAAGGGGCTGGACCTCGTCGTCGCCATCACCGAGGGCGTCCCGACCCAGGACATGGCTCGGGTCTACCGCAAACTGCAGGAGACGGACACGCACCTCATCGGACCGAACTGCCCCGGTCTCATCACGCCCGGCGTCGCCAAGCTCGGCATCCTGCCGGGGAACATCTTCTCCTCGGGTAACGTCGGACTCGTCTCGCGGTCGGGGACGCTGACCTACCAGGTCGTCGACAACCTCACCGAGCGCGGGCTGGGCCAGTCCACCGCCGTCGGCATCGGCGGGGACCCGATCATCGGAACGGATTTCATCGACGCGCTGGAACTGTTCGAGAACGACCCCGAGACCCACGCCGTCGCGATGTGCGGCGAGATCGGCGGTGAGGACGAGGAGGAGGCCGCCCGCTACATCGGCGAGCACATGGACACGCCGGTCGTCGGCTTCATCGCCGGCCGCACGGCCCCGCCGGGCAAGCGCATGGGTCACGCCGGCGCGATCGTCTCCGGGAGCGGCACCGGCACCGCCGAGTCGAAGATCAACGCGTTGGAAGACAACGGCGTCCCGGTCGGCGACACGCCCGAAGAGGTCGCGGACCACGTCGAAGACCTGCTGTAA
- a CDS encoding sensor histidine kinase: MTEQGTPWTVVLTGQESGSTAELPTAMGEFDDLRTERVDGEGLLDRLDSGGVGAVVVGDAPPAQDAVETLDRVREHGASLPVVAVGTDADAERIETALSAGVSDYVRWRDEDSAGELAARLRALRTTPSRDGVAAADRWERIVRGVAHDAKNPLNVVSGRLELLDVEETHRDAMTRSVGRVETLLDELRAVAIASGPVDHVESVALADAARQVWAGMDASEATLRVETGGSVEADPDSLRLVFERLFENALVHAGPDVTVTVGDADGGFFVADDGPGIPPEDRGETLEQGYSTVPGNEGYGLFVAARVAAEHGWTLDLAESEAGGVRVEVTVR, translated from the coding sequence ATGACCGAGCAGGGGACTCCGTGGACCGTCGTACTGACCGGGCAGGAATCGGGAAGCACGGCCGAGTTACCGACGGCGATGGGTGAGTTCGACGACCTGCGCACGGAGCGCGTCGACGGCGAGGGGCTCCTCGACCGACTCGACTCGGGCGGCGTCGGCGCGGTCGTCGTCGGCGATGCGCCGCCGGCACAGGACGCCGTCGAGACGCTCGACCGCGTCCGCGAACACGGCGCGTCGCTGCCGGTAGTGGCGGTCGGGACGGACGCGGACGCGGAACGGATCGAGACGGCGCTATCCGCCGGCGTCAGCGACTACGTCCGCTGGCGCGACGAGGACAGCGCCGGTGAACTGGCCGCTCGGCTCCGAGCGCTCCGCACGACCCCCTCGCGCGACGGCGTGGCGGCGGCCGACCGCTGGGAGCGTATCGTCAGAGGCGTCGCACACGACGCGAAGAACCCGTTGAACGTCGTCAGCGGCCGGCTCGAGCTGCTCGACGTCGAGGAGACGCACCGAGACGCGATGACGCGCTCGGTCGGCCGCGTCGAGACGCTGCTGGACGAACTCCGAGCGGTCGCGATCGCCTCGGGGCCGGTCGACCACGTCGAGTCCGTCGCCCTCGCCGACGCGGCCAGACAGGTGTGGGCCGGGATGGACGCGAGCGAGGCGACGCTGCGCGTCGAGACGGGCGGGAGCGTCGAGGCCGACCCCGACTCGCTCCGGCTCGTCTTCGAACGCCTCTTCGAGAACGCCCTCGTCCACGCCGGTCCCGACGTAACCGTCACGGTCGGCGACGCCGACGGCGGCTTCTTCGTCGCCGACGACGGCCCCGGAATCCCCCCGGAGGACCGCGGCGAGACGCTCGAACAGGGATACAGCACGGTCCCGGGGAACGAGGGCTACGGCCTGTTCGTCGCCGCTCGGGTGGCGGCCGAACACGGGTGGACGCTCGACCTCGCCGAGAGCGAGGCGGGCGGGGTGCGCGTCGAAGTGACTGTCCGCTGA
- a CDS encoding transcriptional regulator, whose protein sequence is MPHTCRNCKRTFSTELELELHLDTCSDGQLYCDDCGDRFAERAATEDGWHYRCPNEDCDGSGIDDDIHRVSDARIVEQ, encoded by the coding sequence ATGCCCCACACCTGCCGGAACTGCAAGCGGACGTTCAGCACGGAGCTCGAACTCGAACTCCACCTCGACACCTGTTCGGACGGGCAGCTGTACTGCGACGACTGCGGCGACCGGTTCGCCGAGCGAGCGGCCACAGAGGACGGCTGGCACTATCGCTGCCCGAACGAGGACTGCGACGGGAGCGGCATTGACGACGACATCCACCGCGTATCGGACGCGCGCATCGTCGAACAGTAA
- a CDS encoding SRPBCC family protein: protein MACSLGDTEVELTATPDGRRLVVRRVVDAPVEAVWRALTDTERWPEWGPSITAVDCDDRYVRAGTTGRVRVVGGFWLPFEIETCENYRWTWTVARVPATGHFVDPHPGGSVVGFELPVLAAGYAPVCARACARLADIAEADRGGE, encoded by the coding sequence ATGGCGTGCTCGCTGGGAGATACCGAAGTGGAACTGACGGCGACGCCGGACGGACGCCGCCTCGTCGTCCGACGGGTCGTCGACGCGCCGGTCGAGGCGGTCTGGCGGGCGCTGACGGATACCGAGCGGTGGCCGGAGTGGGGGCCCTCGATAACCGCCGTCGACTGCGACGACCGATACGTTCGGGCCGGAACGACCGGACGCGTCAGAGTCGTCGGCGGCTTCTGGCTCCCCTTCGAGATCGAGACCTGTGAGAACTATCGGTGGACGTGGACCGTCGCGCGCGTCCCCGCGACCGGTCACTTCGTCGATCCGCACCCCGGCGGCTCCGTCGTCGGGTTCGAACTCCCCGTACTCGCCGCCGGCTACGCGCCGGTCTGCGCCCGGGCGTGCGCTCGGCTGGCCGACATCGCAGAGGCGGACCGCGGCGGCGAATGA
- a CDS encoding ABC transporter ATP-binding protein codes for MIEARDLRKEYGDFVAVKGSTFSVGSGEVFGVIGPNGAGKTTTLKMLAGLLEPTAGDAEIAGLDAETTEMRERLGFLPEESPLYEEMTPVSYLSFFADLYDVPGDVAEERLHETLDELELEHRDRKLGDMSKGMKRKVAIARSLINDPDVLIYDEPASGLDPLTTNYVIEFTEQLAREGKTIVFSAHNLYHVESICDRVAIMNEGEIVARGDLDTLQADYGETRYHVYTTVEVPDAAKENGHYHRVVESMDAVEETRGAAESAGGAVVDIRTEESSLEDVFLNVAESGTTGSRYVGEDAA; via the coding sequence ATGATAGAGGCCCGCGATTTACGGAAGGAGTACGGCGACTTCGTCGCCGTGAAGGGGAGTACGTTCTCGGTGGGGAGCGGCGAGGTGTTCGGCGTCATCGGCCCGAACGGGGCCGGGAAGACGACGACGCTGAAGATGCTCGCCGGCCTGCTGGAACCGACGGCCGGCGACGCGGAGATCGCCGGTCTCGACGCCGAGACGACGGAGATGCGCGAACGACTCGGCTTCCTGCCCGAGGAGTCGCCGCTGTACGAGGAGATGACGCCCGTCTCGTACCTCTCGTTCTTCGCGGACCTCTACGACGTGCCCGGCGACGTCGCCGAGGAGCGGCTGCACGAGACGCTCGACGAGCTGGAGTTGGAACACCGCGACCGGAAACTCGGCGACATGTCGAAGGGGATGAAACGGAAGGTGGCCATCGCCCGCTCGCTCATCAACGACCCGGACGTGCTGATCTACGACGAGCCCGCGTCCGGACTGGACCCGCTGACGACGAACTACGTCATCGAGTTCACCGAACAGCTAGCGAGGGAGGGGAAGACCATCGTCTTCTCGGCGCACAACCTCTATCACGTCGAGTCTATCTGCGACCGCGTCGCCATCATGAACGAGGGGGAGATCGTCGCCCGCGGGGACCTCGATACCCTGCAGGCCGACTACGGCGAGACGCGCTACCACGTCTACACGACCGTCGAAGTGCCGGACGCGGCGAAGGAGAACGGCCACTACCACCGCGTCGTCGAGAGTATGGACGCCGTCGAGGAAACTCGCGGCGCGGCCGAGTCCGCGGGCGGAGCGGTCGTCGACATCCGCACCGAGGAGTCGAGTCTGGAGGACGTGTTCCTCAACGTCGCGGAGTCGGGGACGACCGGGAGTCGCTACGTCGGGGAGGACGCGGCGTAG